A stretch of Chitinophagaceae bacterium DNA encodes these proteins:
- a CDS encoding S-adenosyl-l-methionine hydroxide adenosyltransferase family protein — MKKYTTLLLSFFILAFIKCLSAQNKIVVFQSDFGLKDGAVSAMKGVAMGVSPDLKLYDITHEIPAYNVWEAAYRLEQTVPYWPAGTVFVSVVDPGVGTDRRSVVLKTNSGHFIVTPDNGTLTLIAETLGIAEIREIDEAVNRRKNSERSYTFHGRDVYAYTAARLAAGSIRFEQVGPALQKEVVKIPFQKAELTGNRIKGTIAILDVQYGNIWTNIPAELFNKLNVKVGDKLRVLIYRNNIKRYEGIMPYSETFGGVAKGKPLIYLNSLLQVSFALNMGNFSEVHKVYSGSEWRVEIRK, encoded by the coding sequence ATGAAAAAATATACAACACTCCTTCTCTCTTTTTTTATCCTGGCTTTCATCAAATGCTTATCAGCCCAGAACAAGATCGTTGTCTTCCAGTCTGATTTCGGGTTGAAGGACGGCGCCGTATCTGCCATGAAGGGGGTGGCTATGGGCGTTTCACCGGATCTGAAATTATATGACATTACGCATGAGATCCCGGCATACAATGTATGGGAAGCAGCATACCGGCTTGAGCAAACCGTTCCTTACTGGCCCGCAGGTACGGTGTTCGTTTCGGTGGTCGATCCCGGGGTGGGAACAGACCGCAGGTCCGTTGTACTGAAAACAAACTCGGGGCATTTCATTGTCACACCCGATAATGGCACCCTGACCTTAATTGCTGAAACCCTCGGTATTGCTGAGATAAGAGAGATCGATGAAGCGGTGAACCGCCGGAAGAATTCAGAGAGGTCCTATACATTTCACGGGCGGGATGTGTATGCATACACAGCTGCACGATTAGCAGCGGGAAGCATCCGCTTTGAGCAGGTGGGCCCGGCATTGCAGAAAGAGGTGGTGAAGATCCCCTTTCAAAAAGCGGAGCTGACCGGCAACAGGATCAAAGGCACCATTGCCATCCTGGATGTGCAGTATGGGAATATCTGGACAAATATCCCGGCGGAGCTTTTCAATAAATTGAATGTGAAGGTTGGCGATAAGCTGCGGGTACTGATCTACCGGAACAATATAAAGAGATACGAAGGGATCATGCCTTACAGCGAGACCTTTGGCGGCGTGGCTAAAGGAAAGCCATTGATCTACCTGAACAGTTTATTGCAGGTTTCCTTTGCGCTGAACATGGGAAATTTTTCTGAAGTGCATAAAGTGTATAGCGGGAGTGAGTGGAGGGTGGAGATACGAAAATAA
- a CDS encoding ABC transporter ATP-binding protein has product MNAVTVNNIVKTYGSKKETVKALDEVSFTVEKGELFGIIGPDGAGKTSLFRILTTLLPADSGTAGVDGSDLVKEYKEIRHRVGYMPGKFSLYQDLTVEENLEFFASIFNTSIAANYELVKNIYVQIEPFKDRRTGKLSGGMKQKLALCCALIHKPSVLFLDEPTTGVDAVSRKEFWEMLKDLKKQGITILVSTPYMDEAAMCDRVALMQMGRIMSIDTPGNIISKFSKPLWAVRSQEMYRLLNDLKRYESTESCNSFGEYHHLVLKNDDSNENEILSYLREHQHKNIDIKRTQPNIEDCFMQLMQQ; this is encoded by the coding sequence ATGAATGCAGTTACGGTAAATAATATTGTAAAGACCTATGGCTCAAAAAAAGAAACAGTAAAAGCGCTTGATGAAGTTTCTTTTACGGTTGAAAAAGGAGAGCTGTTTGGTATCATCGGCCCGGATGGGGCCGGTAAGACCTCCCTGTTCCGGATATTGACCACCTTGTTGCCCGCCGACAGTGGTACTGCAGGCGTTGATGGATCTGATTTGGTAAAGGAATACAAAGAGATCCGCCACCGGGTTGGGTATATGCCCGGAAAATTTTCGCTGTACCAGGACCTGACCGTGGAAGAGAACCTGGAATTCTTTGCCAGTATTTTTAATACCAGCATCGCGGCAAATTATGAACTGGTGAAGAATATTTATGTGCAGATAGAACCGTTCAAAGACCGGCGTACCGGAAAATTATCCGGTGGTATGAAGCAGAAGCTGGCCCTGTGCTGTGCCCTCATTCACAAACCTTCTGTTTTATTCCTGGATGAACCTACCACGGGTGTGGATGCTGTTTCGAGAAAAGAATTCTGGGAAATGTTGAAAGACCTGAAGAAGCAGGGCATCACCATCCTGGTTTCCACACCCTATATGGATGAAGCAGCGATGTGCGACCGGGTGGCATTGATGCAGATGGGAAGGATCATGAGTATTGATACCCCGGGAAATATCATCAGTAAATTCAGTAAACCGCTCTGGGCTGTACGTTCGCAGGAAATGTACCGCCTGCTGAATGACCTGAAACGCTATGAGAGCACAGAAAGCTGCAACAGTTTCGGCGAATACCATCACCTGGTCTTAAAAAATGATGACAGTAATGAAAATGAAATTCTGAGTTACCTGCGTGAACATCAGCATAAGAATATCGATATTAAAAGAACACAGCCAAATATTGAGGATTGCTTTATGCAGTTGATGCAGCAATAA
- a CDS encoding NYN domain-containing protein has translation MEIQKDIRLAVLIDADNVPYSNVKGVMEEIAKYGTPTFKRIYGDWTRPTVSGWKNVLLENAITPIQQYSYTSGKNSSDSALIIDAMDILYSGKVDGFCIISSDSDFTRLALRLREAGMKVYGIGQKKTPNPFIVACDKFIYMEIIPAFEAEEKNTVKTKTSKPAPRASVDKLSKETIKLIAASIDDLADENGWAFLGDVGNLLLKKQPNFDPRNYGFQKLTPLIKSIPQIEIDKKETDKAGIKLVYIRNRVRS, from the coding sequence ATGGAAATACAAAAAGATATACGGCTTGCGGTCCTGATAGACGCCGACAATGTGCCTTACAGCAATGTAAAGGGCGTGATGGAAGAAATTGCCAAGTACGGCACCCCCACGTTTAAAAGGATCTATGGAGACTGGACAAGGCCCACCGTCTCGGGCTGGAAGAATGTGCTGCTGGAAAATGCCATCACCCCCATCCAGCAATACAGTTATACCAGCGGGAAGAATTCCAGCGACAGCGCCCTCATCATTGATGCCATGGACATTCTCTATTCCGGCAAAGTGGACGGGTTCTGTATCATCAGCAGCGACAGTGATTTCACCCGCCTGGCACTGCGATTGAGAGAAGCCGGTATGAAAGTTTATGGCATCGGGCAGAAGAAGACGCCCAACCCGTTCATCGTGGCCTGCGACAAATTCATTTACATGGAGATCATCCCGGCCTTTGAAGCAGAAGAAAAAAATACAGTAAAAACGAAGACCAGTAAACCTGCTCCCAGGGCTTCGGTTGATAAGCTCAGTAAGGAGACAATCAAATTGATCGCTGCCAGCATTGATGACCTGGCCGATGAGAACGGATGGGCGTTCCTGGGTGATGTGGGCAACCTGCTGCTGAAAAAACAGCCCAATTTTGATCCCCGGAATTACGGGTTTCAGAAACTAACACCCCTCATTAAATCAATCCCCCAGATCGAGATCGATAAGAAAGAAACGGACAAAGCAGGGATAAAGCTGGTGTATATACGGAACAGGGTAAGATCATAA
- a CDS encoding TolC family protein → MKIKHIIISCLLFAADRLMAQDKPVLTLEQCYTLASTVSPLAEQKALTIRAGNMAEKNQNLKWLPQVDLNAQATYQSAVTSFPAKLPNVTVEELSKDQYKGTLDILQPVYDGGVISTQKKLQHATTNVESQRVEVDLFQLRSKVNGYFFTAILMEENIRVMNLVKDDLDNNIKKLTAQAANGIATNSNVDVLKAELLKTSQKIIEYNAARKAAIQMLEILTGTAIAESTSFVKPAGAANTDEAVSDRPELKLFDFQKQQFQLQSKLIGARSNPRFSFFANGGYGKPGLNMLKNEFQWFYTGGVRLSIPITGQFTKQRDQRVIKIQEQIVERQKENFLNNNRQLLVQQKNEVEKYKQLVATDAEIVALRTKIKENASFRLANGIITSSDYITELNAESQAMLTQKLHEIQWLQSQYNYKLILGK, encoded by the coding sequence ATGAAGATAAAACACATAATTATTTCCTGTTTGTTGTTTGCTGCTGACCGGCTGATGGCCCAGGATAAACCAGTACTCACGCTGGAGCAGTGTTATACACTGGCATCCACCGTTTCTCCGCTGGCCGAGCAAAAGGCACTTACCATCCGTGCCGGAAATATGGCCGAGAAGAACCAGAACCTCAAATGGCTGCCGCAGGTTGACCTGAATGCACAGGCAACTTATCAATCGGCTGTTACATCTTTCCCGGCAAAGTTGCCCAATGTAACCGTTGAAGAATTGAGTAAAGACCAATACAAAGGAACGCTTGATATTCTGCAGCCGGTTTACGACGGAGGTGTCATCAGCACACAGAAAAAACTGCAGCATGCAACCACCAATGTGGAAAGCCAGCGGGTGGAAGTAGACCTGTTCCAGCTTAGATCAAAAGTGAACGGGTATTTCTTTACCGCTATATTGATGGAAGAGAATATCCGGGTGATGAACCTGGTAAAGGACGACCTGGATAATAACATCAAAAAGCTAACTGCACAGGCAGCAAATGGTATTGCTACAAACAGTAACGTAGACGTATTGAAGGCAGAACTGTTGAAAACATCGCAAAAGATCATTGAATACAACGCTGCCCGGAAAGCCGCCATACAAATGCTGGAAATACTTACCGGTACAGCGATCGCTGAAAGTACATCGTTTGTAAAACCAGCTGGCGCTGCCAATACAGATGAGGCAGTTTCAGATCGCCCCGAATTGAAATTATTCGACTTTCAAAAGCAGCAGTTTCAGTTGCAATCGAAACTGATCGGTGCAAGGTCAAATCCCAGGTTCTCATTCTTTGCAAATGGAGGATACGGGAAACCAGGCCTGAACATGCTGAAGAACGAATTCCAGTGGTTCTATACCGGCGGCGTGAGGTTGAGCATTCCTATTACCGGACAATTCACGAAGCAGCGTGATCAACGGGTCATTAAGATACAGGAACAGATCGTTGAGAGGCAGAAAGAAAATTTTCTGAACAACAACCGGCAATTGCTTGTTCAGCAAAAAAATGAGGTGGAAAAATACAAGCAACTGGTGGCAACGGATGCAGAGATCGTTGCCCTGCGGACAAAGATAAAAGAGAATGCTTCCTTCCGCCTGGCCAACGGCATTATCACTTCCAGCGATTACATCACCGAACTGAATGCCGAGAGCCAGGCCATGCTTACGCAGAAGCTGCATGAGATACAATGGCTGCAGTCGCAATACAATTACAAACTCATTCTTGGTAAATAA
- a CDS encoding HlyD family efflux transporter periplasmic adaptor subunit yields the protein MKSIFKKLLTPLAIMSFVSCNNGNGNYDASGTFEADEVIVSAEATGKILQLNIEEGASLAKDSVVGKIDPTAIELQKEQASSSVEALQQRTNDAEPQVNILESQMLLQTKQIAVDEEQLRVLQKEQQRFQKLVAADAVPAKQLDDINGQVNVLKEKIVAGKTQLHVLQSQVSSQRRSVAIQNRGILSEKIPMEKRVAQIQDQLDKTTIRNPVAGTVLTKYARQNEFTVTGKALYRIADLSTMKLRAYITGDQLAQVKLNQPVKVKVDDGKGKYRELPGTISWISDKAEFTPKTIQTKEERANLVYAVKINVKNDGYLKIGMYGEVVF from the coding sequence ATGAAATCAATTTTTAAAAAACTGCTCACACCGCTTGCCATCATGAGCTTTGTTTCCTGTAACAACGGGAACGGCAATTACGATGCTTCCGGAACTTTTGAAGCGGATGAAGTGATCGTTTCGGCAGAGGCCACCGGGAAGATCCTGCAATTGAATATTGAGGAAGGAGCCAGCCTGGCAAAGGACTCGGTTGTTGGAAAGATAGACCCAACCGCCATTGAATTGCAAAAGGAACAGGCCTCCTCTTCTGTAGAAGCATTGCAGCAACGAACCAATGATGCTGAGCCGCAGGTTAACATACTGGAGTCGCAGATGTTGCTGCAGACAAAACAAATTGCCGTAGATGAAGAGCAGTTACGGGTGTTGCAAAAAGAACAGCAGCGTTTTCAGAAACTGGTTGCTGCCGATGCAGTGCCTGCCAAACAACTGGATGATATCAACGGGCAGGTAAATGTGCTGAAAGAAAAGATCGTAGCGGGCAAAACACAGTTGCATGTGCTGCAAAGCCAGGTCAGTTCGCAACGCCGTTCCGTGGCCATTCAGAACAGGGGGATATTGAGTGAGAAGATCCCTATGGAAAAAAGGGTTGCCCAGATACAGGACCAGCTTGACAAGACAACGATCAGGAACCCGGTTGCAGGTACAGTGCTTACCAAATACGCCCGGCAAAATGAATTTACCGTCACCGGCAAAGCCCTGTACAGGATCGCTGACCTGTCCACGATGAAACTGCGTGCCTACATCACCGGCGATCAGCTGGCGCAGGTTAAACTGAACCAGCCCGTAAAAGTAAAAGTGGATGACGGGAAGGGAAAATACAGGGAACTGCCCGGTACCATTTCCTGGATATCAGATAAGGCGGAATTCACACCAAAAACCATTCAAACAAAAGAAGAACGTGCCAACCTGGTGTATGCGGTTAAGATAAATGTGAAGAATGATGGCTACCTGAAGATCGGGATGTATGGCGAAGTGGTTTTTTAA
- a CDS encoding TonB-dependent receptor has translation MRKLLLMLSLVLTSSLLFAQKSFTIRVVDSKTGNPIPNASVKIKSSNKGGFTAADGTISLQASADDVIEITNIGYNFQSVKLGNQSSVTVSLETALVDMGDVVVVGTRGAPRAKLETAVPVDVIRINQVGLPTAKMDLTSALNMAAPSFNYNKQSGADGADHIDLGTLRGLGPDQTLVLINGKRRHQTAFVALFGTRGRGNSGADLNAFPQSAVDRIEILRDGASAQYGSDAMAGVMNIILKRDINHWSINAGWAGYYDTKFNARKFNDGNQYYSGNTIDGGTVTVSANNGFKLGKNGGFVNISLDFLTQGKTYRQADTVNWQTDKNALPYINPYRRAFGDGSVTTYGAMYNMEIPAGAGKKTTFYSFGGYNVKSSDAFAYTRNWSARPQRFPVDANGDLIYNSDIMRTANDGEIYYNPHIQTKIKDASIAVGLKGICHKWNWDLSNTLGNNDFHYYGDKTFNASMFMTPGTPLPTHFDDGGFRFLQNTLNFDVSRSFSTVAEGLNLGLGAEYLYEHYSIFAGEEGSYKNYHPADIFYPNVGEFRTPASGSQGFPGFTPSDAIKAQRSNISLYVDAELNATRAWLLDGAVRFENYSDFGSVATFKLATRYKVARNFNLRGSVSTGFRAPSLQQINFSNTLTSFSGGVLVNALIARNGSSITKAAGIPDLKEETSVNGSIGFSWKPISGLTFTMDGYIVKVKDRIVLSGLFSASDPTLPPSFTSQIPADVATVQFFANAVNTTNYGLDIVADYSKKWGRNGIRVLLAGNFQRMKVDDINVPAALNGTVLNQKTFFSDREESFLLASAPNTKLNLNLEYNFRKFAVGTNLTCFGKIKLLGFGDATADNPNQTGINPQVPTDADPNVYVPEEFNFKSKLVADLYASYKLCKRITLFVGADNVFNVHPNLGVNPQAKGWFGDNESGGPWDSVQMGFNGRKLFGKVSFNF, from the coding sequence ATGAGAAAACTACTGTTAATGCTTAGCCTTGTGCTGACCTCCTCCTTGCTGTTTGCACAAAAGTCATTCACCATCCGGGTGGTTGATTCAAAAACAGGAAACCCCATACCAAATGCCTCGGTAAAGATCAAATCTTCCAACAAGGGAGGGTTCACCGCTGCCGATGGCACCATCAGCCTCCAGGCTTCTGCCGATGATGTGATAGAGATCACCAACATCGGGTATAATTTCCAGTCGGTAAAATTAGGCAACCAGTCATCTGTAACTGTCAGCCTTGAAACAGCGCTGGTTGATATGGGCGATGTGGTGGTGGTAGGTACCCGTGGTGCTCCAAGGGCTAAACTTGAAACAGCCGTTCCGGTGGATGTGATCCGCATTAACCAGGTAGGACTTCCTACGGCAAAAATGGACCTGACCTCTGCACTGAACATGGCAGCTCCTTCTTTCAATTACAACAAACAAAGCGGCGCCGATGGTGCCGACCATATTGACCTGGGTACCCTGCGTGGACTTGGTCCTGATCAAACACTTGTCCTGATCAACGGCAAGCGCCGCCACCAGACCGCATTTGTAGCCCTGTTTGGAACAAGGGGCCGTGGCAATTCCGGCGCCGACCTGAATGCATTCCCGCAGTCGGCGGTTGACCGCATTGAAATATTACGTGACGGCGCTTCGGCACAATACGGTTCCGATGCGATGGCAGGCGTAATGAACATCATTCTGAAAAGGGATATCAACCACTGGTCGATCAATGCAGGATGGGCCGGTTATTACGATACAAAGTTCAACGCCCGGAAATTCAACGACGGCAACCAATATTATTCAGGAAATACGATCGACGGGGGAACAGTTACGGTTTCTGCAAACAACGGATTTAAACTGGGAAAGAACGGTGGATTTGTAAATATCTCCCTCGATTTTTTGACCCAGGGAAAGACCTATCGCCAGGCAGATACCGTAAACTGGCAGACCGATAAGAATGCATTGCCTTATATAAATCCCTACCGCCGTGCATTTGGCGATGGGTCGGTAACAACGTACGGCGCAATGTACAACATGGAAATTCCCGCCGGTGCAGGTAAGAAAACAACTTTTTATTCTTTTGGAGGATATAATGTAAAATCATCCGACGCCTTTGCCTATACCCGTAACTGGAGTGCCAGGCCGCAGCGTTTCCCCGTGGATGCAAATGGTGACCTGATCTACAACAGCGATATCATGCGTACTGCAAATGACGGGGAGATCTATTATAACCCGCATATCCAGACAAAGATCAAGGACGCTTCCATTGCCGTTGGCTTAAAAGGGATCTGTCATAAATGGAACTGGGACCTGAGCAATACCCTGGGCAATAATGATTTTCATTATTATGGAGATAAAACATTCAATGCTTCCATGTTCATGACACCGGGTACCCCGTTGCCTACTCATTTTGATGATGGGGGATTCCGGTTTTTGCAGAATACACTGAACTTCGACGTAAGCAGGTCTTTTAGCACCGTGGCCGAAGGGCTTAACCTGGGTTTGGGTGCTGAGTACCTGTACGAACATTACTCCATTTTTGCCGGCGAAGAAGGTTCGTATAAAAATTATCACCCGGCAGATATCTTTTACCCCAATGTAGGGGAGTTCCGTACGCCTGCTTCCGGTTCACAGGGTTTTCCCGGCTTCACGCCTTCGGATGCCATCAAGGCACAGCGTTCCAATATCAGTTTGTACGTGGATGCAGAACTGAATGCCACCAGGGCCTGGCTGCTGGACGGGGCTGTTCGTTTTGAGAACTATTCCGACTTCGGGTCGGTGGCTACCTTCAAATTGGCAACACGTTATAAAGTGGCCCGTAATTTCAACCTGCGGGGTTCGGTAAGCACGGGCTTCCGGGCGCCGTCATTGCAGCAGATCAATTTCAGCAATACGCTTACTTCTTTCAGCGGCGGCGTGCTGGTGAATGCACTCATTGCCCGCAACGGAAGTTCTATTACAAAAGCAGCCGGTATTCCCGACCTGAAGGAAGAAACCTCGGTGAACGGAAGCATCGGATTTTCCTGGAAACCCATCAGCGGGTTAACATTTACCATGGACGGGTACATTGTTAAAGTAAAAGACCGTATCGTATTATCCGGGCTGTTCAGCGCTTCTGATCCTACCTTGCCGCCCTCCTTTACTTCGCAGATACCGGCCGACGTAGCAACGGTCCAGTTCTTTGCCAATGCGGTCAATACAACCAACTACGGGCTGGATATTGTTGCTGACTATTCAAAAAAATGGGGCAGGAACGGGATCAGGGTCTTGCTGGCGGGTAATTTCCAGCGCATGAAAGTGGATGACATCAATGTACCCGCTGCGCTGAACGGAACAGTGCTGAACCAGAAGACCTTCTTCAGCGACCGGGAAGAATCCTTCCTGCTGGCATCGGCGCCCAATACCAAATTGAATTTGAACCTGGAATACAACTTCAGGAAATTTGCCGTGGGTACCAACCTTACCTGCTTTGGTAAAATAAAACTGCTGGGCTTTGGTGACGCAACAGCCGATAACCCGAACCAGACCGGTATCAACCCGCAGGTGCCCACCGATGCAGATCCGAATGTATACGTGCCCGAAGAGTTCAACTTCAAGTCAAAGCTGGTGGCCGACCTGTATGCATCGTATAAACTCTGTAAACGCATCACGTTGTTTGTGGGGGCAGACAATGTATTTAATGTGCATCCCAACCTGGGCGTGAACCCACAGGCGAAAGGCTGGTTTGGTGATAACGAATCCGGCGGACCATGGGACAGTGTGCAGATGGGTTTCAACGGAAGAAAATTATTCGGAAAGGTTTCTTTCAATTTTTAG
- a CDS encoding class I SAM-dependent RNA methyltransferase — MPSFITPSRIIVTCSNRLSSYLQMEVAELGYKPERVFKTGVELKGTLVDCIRLNLNLRCASQVLFSLKEFRADNADDLYKALLDFPWEDILERDGYFSISSNVSNDTINNSLFANVKVKDAIVDRFRNKTGERPNSGPELDKTVIHLYWKESLAEIFIDTSGETLSKHGYRKIPGKAPMLESLAAATLLATKWDRHSVFVNPMCGSGTVAIEAALLATNRKPGLLRFNYAFMHLAGYNERIYDAAFKELEQQVTEVPGLKIIATDISEDAVNISKINAGIAGVEEYIEFAVCDFEETNVPEEGKGVVYFNPEYGDRLGVEAELEITYKRIGDFLKKKCKGYFGYIFTGNLELAKKIGLKPNRRIEFYTSKIDCRLFEYELYSGTKRSDK; from the coding sequence ATGCCCAGTTTCATAACCCCCAGCCGCATTATCGTTACCTGCAGTAACCGTCTTTCTTCTTACCTGCAAATGGAAGTAGCGGAGCTTGGATACAAACCCGAACGGGTCTTTAAGACCGGGGTGGAATTAAAGGGCACACTGGTTGACTGTATCCGGCTGAACCTGAACCTGCGTTGTGCCAGCCAGGTATTGTTTTCCTTAAAAGAATTCCGGGCCGATAATGCAGATGACCTGTATAAGGCATTGCTCGATTTTCCATGGGAAGATATCCTGGAACGGGATGGATATTTTTCCATCAGTAGCAATGTAAGCAATGATACCATCAACAATTCCTTATTCGCCAATGTAAAAGTGAAGGATGCGATCGTAGACAGGTTCCGGAATAAGACCGGCGAACGCCCTAACTCAGGACCCGAGCTGGATAAAACGGTCATTCATTTGTACTGGAAGGAATCGCTGGCAGAGATTTTCATAGATACATCCGGGGAAACATTATCCAAGCACGGTTACCGAAAGATCCCCGGCAAGGCGCCCATGCTGGAATCATTGGCAGCAGCAACCTTGCTGGCAACCAAATGGGACAGGCATTCCGTTTTTGTAAATCCCATGTGTGGTTCCGGTACGGTGGCCATTGAAGCAGCTCTGCTTGCCACCAACCGTAAACCGGGTCTGCTTCGTTTTAATTATGCATTCATGCACCTGGCAGGGTATAATGAAAGGATCTATGATGCTGCATTTAAAGAACTGGAGCAGCAGGTTACAGAAGTGCCGGGATTAAAGATCATTGCCACGGATATCAGCGAAGACGCGGTGAATATTTCGAAGATCAATGCGGGCATAGCAGGTGTGGAGGAATATATTGAATTTGCTGTTTGTGATTTTGAAGAGACAAATGTACCTGAAGAAGGGAAAGGTGTTGTTTATTTCAACCCTGAATATGGCGACCGCCTGGGTGTGGAAGCTGAACTGGAGATCACATATAAACGCATTGGTGATTTTTTAAAGAAGAAATGCAAGGGTTACTTCGGTTATATTTTTACCGGCAATTTAGAACTGGCAAAAAAGATCGGCCTCAAGCCAAACCGGCGTATTGAATTCTATACAAGTAAAATTGATTGCCGGTTGTTCGAATACGAATTGTACAGCGGTACAAAGCGATCAGATAAATAA
- a CDS encoding TetR/AcrR family transcriptional regulator, translated as MKKKDKNTEQVILQTARKIFIQKGLTGARMQDIADQAGFNKALVHYYFTSKDNLFNLVFEQEFSNLFSSLATIVASDLPLFEKIESIVSLDIERLSQFPGLPNFVLNEMSRNPDVLLKRLKRIPVEKVLIVFQKQINSEIKKGTIRKITAEQLFINIQSMCIFPFIARPMIKALMQMDEKTYMTMIQRRKTEVAQFIISAIKA; from the coding sequence ATGAAAAAGAAAGACAAGAATACGGAACAGGTGATCCTGCAGACAGCCCGGAAGATATTCATACAGAAGGGGCTGACGGGAGCCCGGATGCAGGATATTGCTGACCAGGCCGGCTTTAACAAGGCGCTGGTGCATTATTATTTTACTTCGAAGGATAACCTGTTCAACCTGGTGTTTGAACAGGAATTCAGTAACCTGTTCTCCAGCCTGGCTACCATCGTTGCTTCCGACCTGCCCCTGTTTGAAAAAATTGAAAGTATTGTATCGCTCGACATTGAGCGCCTGAGCCAGTTCCCCGGCCTGCCCAATTTTGTATTGAATGAGATGAGCCGGAACCCGGATGTGTTATTGAAGCGGCTTAAAAGAATACCGGTGGAGAAAGTGCTGATCGTTTTTCAAAAACAGATCAATTCCGAAATAAAAAAAGGAACAATCCGGAAGATAACGGCCGAGCAGCTTTTCATCAATATTCAGTCCATGTGCATCTTCCCCTTCATCGCCCGGCCCATGATCAAGGCGCTGATGCAGATGGATGAAAAAACATACATGACCATGATCCAGAGGCGAAAAACAGAGGTAGCCCAATTCATCATCAGCGCCATTAAAGCATGA
- a CDS encoding pyridoxal phosphate-dependent aminotransferase, protein MLTVSNRGMQMPASPIRKLVPYAEAAKRKGTKVYHLNIGQPDIETPKMVLDAVRHSDFKVLEYSHSAGNESYRKKLVQYYKKVGIDVTHEQIIITTGGSEAIIFGFMACMDAGDEVIIPEPFYANYNGFAVEADVVVKPITSSIETGFALPPIADFEKVITPKTKAIVICNPNNPTGYLYSAAEMEVLKQLIIKHNLYLFADEAYREFCYEGKHTSAMHLTGVDDHVVLMDTISKRYSACGGRIGAFVTRNKALLDTTMKFAQARLSPPSFAQILGEAAVDLPDNYFDTAKAEYKLRRDTIVTRLNKIPGVFCPNPGGAFYAMAKLPIDDSDKFCQWLLESFNYNNQTVMLAPATGFYSTPGLGKQEVRLAYVINVTAINAAMDCLEKALEEYPGRTI, encoded by the coding sequence ATGCTAACAGTAAGTAACCGCGGAATGCAGATGCCTGCTTCCCCCATCCGAAAATTGGTTCCGTATGCCGAAGCCGCAAAGCGCAAGGGCACAAAAGTATACCACCTCAACATTGGCCAGCCGGATATTGAAACACCAAAAATGGTGCTGGATGCCGTACGCCATTCTGATTTTAAGGTGCTGGAATACAGTCACAGCGCCGGCAATGAAAGCTACCGCAAAAAATTAGTGCAATATTATAAGAAAGTGGGCATCGACGTTACACATGAACAGATCATCATTACCACCGGTGGCAGTGAAGCCATCATCTTTGGCTTTATGGCCTGTATGGATGCCGGGGATGAAGTGATCATTCCCGAACCTTTTTATGCCAACTACAATGGCTTTGCCGTGGAAGCCGATGTGGTTGTAAAACCTATTACGTCTTCCATTGAAACAGGTTTTGCATTACCACCCATTGCTGATTTTGAAAAAGTGATCACGCCGAAGACGAAGGCCATTGTTATCTGTAATCCCAATAACCCCACCGGTTATTTATACAGTGCTGCAGAGATGGAAGTGCTGAAGCAGCTCATCATCAAACACAACCTGTATTTATTTGCCGATGAAGCCTATCGTGAATTCTGCTATGAAGGAAAACATACCAGCGCCATGCATTTAACGGGTGTTGATGATCATGTGGTGCTGATGGACACCATCAGCAAACGCTACAGCGCCTGCGGCGGACGCATTGGGGCCTTTGTCACCAGGAACAAAGCGCTGCTGGATACCACGATGAAATTTGCACAGGCAAGGTTAAGCCCCCCGTCATTTGCACAGATACTGGGCGAAGCGGCGGTTGACCTTCCTGATAATTATTTTGATACCGCCAAGGCAGAATACAAACTGCGCCGTGATACCATTGTAACGAGATTAAATAAGATACCCGGTGTCTTTTGTCCTAACCCCGGCGGCGCTTTTTATGCCATGGCCAAATTGCCCATTGATGATTCGGATAAATTCTGCCAATGGCTGCTGGAATCCTTTAACTACAACAACCAGACCGTGATGCTGGCACCTGCCACCGGCTTTTACAGCACACCCGGATTGGGCAAGCAGGAAGTACGGCTGGCCTATGTGATCAATGTAACGGCTATCAATGCAGCAATGGATTGTTTGGAGAAGGCGCTGGAGGAGTATCCGGGGAGGACGATTTGA